One stretch of Oncorhynchus keta strain PuntledgeMale-10-30-2019 chromosome 16, Oket_V2, whole genome shotgun sequence DNA includes these proteins:
- the LOC118395416 gene encoding uncharacterized protein LOC118395416 → METLNEIDHLESSGFGRPRPRHGLQLLHWFSHEYVTFNNDSEMVTVRNPKKKAFGFHRFFDNIEEHDGQCNQLLPDQDLPYYEVGNLNAAKSENLPHDVRKNHTGHNNESNIDRIIISLQSDRVLDRIYVTQHDHHRGAFDPQHTYRISKGLISIIRNLDLDDLLEQTGYSLPCPSSMDTLNEMRQLESSGFGTPPPRHGLHLLHWFAHNYIKFNKKGEMMTVSNPEKKVFGFHRFFDKIEEHDGLCNQLLPDQGLPYYEVGNLHAPGSRNIPRYVRKNYTGHNDDSNIDRIIISMQSDCVLGRIYVTQHDHHRDAFDPQHTYRISKGLISIIRNLELDELLEQTG, encoded by the coding sequence ATGGAGACACTGAACGAAATTGATCACCTCGAATCGTCTGGCTTTGGTAGACCCCGGCCCAGACACGGCCTTCAACTCCTTCACTGGTTCTCCCATGAATATGTCACATTCAACAACGACAGCGAGATGGTGACAGTGCGCAACCCTAAGAAGAAGGCGTTTGGCTTCCACCGCTTCTTTGACAACATAGAGGAGCATGATGGCCAATGTAACCAACTGCTACCAGACCAGGACTTACCATACTACGAAGTGGGCAATCTGAATGCTGCAAAGTCTGAGAACCTACCGCATGATGTCCGCAAAAACCACACAGGACACAATAACGAAAGCAACATAGACCGGATCATTATCAGCCTCCAGTCAGACCGTGTGTTGGACAGAATCTACGTGACCCAACATGATCATCACAGAGGTGCTTTTGACCCCCAGCACACCTATCGCATCAGTAAGGGGTTGATCAGTATCATCCGTAATCTGGACCTGGATGATCTCCTGGAGCAGACTGGATACTCACTTCCTTGTCCTTCCTCCATGGACACACTTAACGAAATGAGACAGCTCGAGTCATCTGGCTTTGGTACACCTCCACCTAGACACGGCCTCCATCTCCTTCACTGGTTCGCCCACAACTACATCAAATTCAACAAAAAGGGTGAAATGATGACAGTGAGCAACCCTGAGAAGAAGGTGTTTGGCTTCCACCGCTTCTTCGACAAAATAGAGGAGCATGATGGCCTATGTAACCAACTGCTACCAGACCAGGGATTACCATACTACGAAGTGGGCAATCTCCATGCCCCTGGGTCTAGGAACATACCGCGTTATGTCCGCAAAAACTACACAGGACACAATGACGACAGCAACATCGACCGGATCATTATCAGCATGCAGTCAGACTGTGTGTTGGGCAGAATCTACGTGACCCAACATGATCATCACAGAGATGCTTTTGACCCCCAGCACACCTATCGCATCAGTAAGGGGTTGATCAGTATCATCCGTAATCTGGAGCTGGATGAGCTCCTGGAGCAGACTGGATAG